The Desulfonatronum sp. SC1 genomic interval CAGGGACACCAGCGCGGCTCCTCCCGTGTGCCGTACTAGCCGCGGAGGACCAGATGACACCGGGCAGACGGCACCGGAGATGCAAAGCGCGGTACATGGCGACCGCTGGTATTGCCCGGTCCGCCGCGAGCGTCGCCGTGCCGGGCAATCGCCAGGGGCATCAGTTCCGCGACTGAATCCCCCGACTGAGGCACGAACGCGCTGACGCCGACATGCGGGGCGAGCCGGGCCTGAACCGAGCGTTGCTCCGGCGTGTCTTCAGGCACGGGAATGCCGGACAGGTCCACCAGGTTCATCATGTGCGCCTGGGAAGCAGGGAAGTTGATCACTCCGTCATCTCCGGATGGTTTTTTAGCGCAAGAGAGCTCGTCTGTTATAGCAACGGGTAGCTGTAATAATCGCTATATCGTTGTTGAATGAGGTCAGTAATTGCTCAATAAGCACGGGCACCATGGCATCAGGATACTGTGCTGCCTGGATATCGGCCTTCGCCGGTATGACGGAATGGATTGCCGTGTTGGCGATTTACCGCAGTAGTCGCCCCGGCGCAGGCCGGGGTTCAGGTGTTTTGGTGTGGTTCACTTGCCCGTAGTTATTGAGCAGGTACTGAGGTCAGTGCAAAAATTCAAGTGTTTGAGGAGCTTGGTGCAAAAAGTGTTTTTTTGCACCAAGCAGTGGTCAGTGTTGAGTGGCTAGTGCCCTAGTAAAACAATATGTTGCCGGAAGTCCATAAGGCATTTGGTTCGGATCAAAAAAAATGCACTGACCTCTTAAAAGGGTACAATGCCGCTCGTCGTATCTCCGGTACCCATGTCTTTCGATTTGGTACTCGGCATTGTGTAGTTAACCACGACCATGCCATTTTGGATATAAACATTATTTATAGTGTAACCATAGCTTCTTATACAGCCTGGAATCTCATAAGCAATATCAACGGTCGGGTTGGGTATTGCGTTTCTGCATCCCCAGGCACGCAGGTCAGTTCTCATGCAGTCCATTCCGGAATCGGCATCGGCCTTTGGCACAGTGAGCACACAGAACAAGACAATTGAGGCAAAGAGCATACCTGACACAAAACAAAAGATACCGTTAATCAGTTTTTTTTCTCCCATCATTTCCTCCGGTTCAGTGGTTGAACCACCACTTTTTAATTGTTTGAATGCCCTGGGTAGGCCCCCAGTACTGAAACACGATGTCACGCCATGATGCTTTTCATTCGATCGCGAGGCGATGCCGAAGAATGTCTTTCAAATATCGATATGACTCTAACGGTCATCCTCATGACATTCCTTGCACTCTGATGTCTTCGTCATACCCTGCGGCGGGCCGCCGGCCTTCCAGTGCGGGCAGTCGAAATCCCGGTTGTCCTGCTTGAGGCAATAAGTTTCTGGCCGTCATGCATGCGTCGAGACAGTCCATGTTCCCCGGAGGGCACAGATCCTCGCAATTGTCCTGGTTTGCGTCGCAGGTCTCCAGAATGCTGCTGAACTTCTCGTTGCAGCAGTCGATGCAGACGAACAGATCCGGACAGCCGTGGATGCAGTCGATGTAGGTGCCGGTCGCGGCATGAAGGTTGGGCGTTGCCATGAACAGCAGGGCCAGGGTGGCGGTCAGGGTCAGTTTCCTCATTTCCTGTCTCTTTGAATGGTTAAAGGGTGTAGGCTTTCGAAATTCTCATCCGCATAACATACCGCATCCCTCACCGCGCTGTACGTACGCCACGGGCATAGTAGACCGAATACTCAGTCCAGATAAGGTCGGATTGTCCATCCCTGAAGTGAACGAGCCAGGCCACGAGGCGGCTGATTGCATTGGTTTCGGTAGTCGACGACCAGTATGGGTCTTTGAGTACGGTCAATAAATCCTTGCATGGAGAATTAAACAGTCCCGTCAATTCCTGCTTGGTCGGCAATCTCCAGTCTGAATACCCACCCTGTGGACGACTTTGAGCATAACTCATGGCAGCATTCCAATCCATTGGTCCAGCCGTCTCCTTTTGCCAAACAAGTCGATTGGCCTTATCCGTCACGGTCCCATCCCCGTTGTCCACGCACTGCTGGGCAAAGGCTGTTGCGGACATGATCAGTCCGGTCAGGCAGAGCAGGAAGACCATTGCCGCTGTTCCATAAAGCTTTCTCCACGTTTTCCTCATGACGTTCCTCCATGGTTGAATTGGGTGATGATGTTTCCTATATAGCACGATCCATGCCATGCAAGAAACAATGTTATTCCAATATATTGTGAAAAAAGCCAACCTTTTCAAGCTTCACTGTTTGCGCCCATTT includes:
- a CDS encoding DUF1566 domain-containing protein gives rise to the protein MRKTWRKLYGTAAMVFLLCLTGLIMSATAFAQQCVDNGDGTVTDKANRLVWQKETAGPMDWNAAMSYAQSRPQGGYSDWRLPTKQELTGLFNSPCKDLLTVLKDPYWSSTTETNAISRLVAWLVHFRDGQSDLIWTEYSVYYARGVRTAR